The Chryseolinea soli genome contains a region encoding:
- the rodA gene encoding rod shape-determining protein RodA: MRNNNDIISDKMDWVTVALYFAIVFLGWINIYAVTYDQAKSISIFNVDINSGRQLIFIVGSIFIILAILIIDMRFYETFAYVIYGAILFLLLLVPIIGKEVGGNKAWLGIGSFGVQPSEFAKFATALAVAKYIGSVGFRMDQLRNQIILFAMIGASMLLILLQKDTGTALVFTVFTLVFFREGMSPMLIICGVAAAAIFILTLLVKSYYLFGAIVIALLVAIIMGKKKPKRIATLTIIAFALCGVIKSVDYVVTNVLRPHQQNRIKALINPDADPLGFGWNVTQSKIAIGSGGFLGKGFLKGTQTKFDFVPEQSTDFIFCTIGEEHGWLGSLFIMALFVGLLLRIVFLAERQKNRFARVYGYSVACIFFFHFAVNIGMTIGLFPVIGIPLPFFSYGGSSLWGFTILLFILLKLDIHRMQVLQRI; this comes from the coding sequence ATGAGAAACAACAACGACATCATATCCGACAAGATGGATTGGGTGACCGTGGCGCTCTATTTCGCCATTGTCTTCCTGGGATGGATCAACATCTACGCGGTTACCTACGACCAGGCCAAGAGCATTTCGATCTTCAATGTCGATATCAACTCGGGGCGGCAACTTATTTTCATTGTTGGTTCTATTTTTATTATCCTGGCCATTCTCATCATCGACATGCGGTTTTACGAAACCTTCGCGTATGTCATCTATGGGGCGATCCTCTTCCTGTTGTTGCTGGTGCCGATCATCGGAAAAGAAGTGGGTGGTAACAAGGCTTGGTTGGGCATTGGATCGTTTGGTGTTCAACCTTCGGAGTTCGCCAAATTCGCCACGGCGCTGGCCGTGGCCAAGTATATCGGTTCCGTTGGGTTTAGGATGGACCAATTGCGCAACCAGATCATTCTCTTTGCCATGATCGGGGCATCGATGTTGCTCATCCTGTTGCAAAAGGATACGGGTACCGCACTGGTGTTCACCGTTTTCACGTTAGTCTTTTTCCGCGAAGGCATGTCGCCGATGCTAATCATTTGTGGCGTGGCTGCAGCAGCGATCTTTATCCTCACGCTGCTGGTCAAGTCATACTACCTGTTCGGCGCGATCGTTATTGCACTGCTCGTAGCCATTATCATGGGCAAGAAAAAGCCAAAGCGTATTGCCACACTCACGATCATAGCTTTCGCTTTGTGCGGGGTGATCAAGAGCGTGGATTACGTGGTGACGAACGTGTTGCGCCCCCACCAACAAAACCGGATCAAGGCACTCATCAATCCCGATGCCGACCCGCTTGGATTTGGATGGAACGTGACCCAGTCAAAGATCGCCATCGGCAGCGGCGGATTCCTGGGGAAAGGATTTTTGAAAGGCACACAAACCAAGTTCGACTTCGTGCCCGAGCAGAGCACCGACTTTATTTTCTGCACGATCGGCGAGGAGCACGGCTGGCTGGGAAGCCTCTTCATCATGGCCCTCTTCGTAGGGTTGCTGCTGAGGATTGTGTTTTTGGCGGAGCGACAGAAAAATCGCTTTGCGCGGGTGTATGGCTATTCGGTGGCGTGCATTTTCTTTTTCCACTTCGCCGTCAACATCGGGATGACCATCGGGTTGTTCCCTGTGATCGGGATTCCATTGCCGTTCTTTAGCTATGGCGGATCTTCGTTGTGGGGCTTTACGATCCTGTTGTTTATCCTGCTCAAGCTGGACATTCACCGGATGCAAGTATTGCAGCGGATCTAA
- a CDS encoding penicillin-binding transpeptidase domain-containing protein, which translates to MNEGRKEIIQIVFVLVALIFLVKLFFIQVLDDRYAQLANSNAILRQIDYPVRGLIRDRHGKLIVYNTPEFDLQIIHREVKNLDTARFLDVFSLTRAELLQTFKELKLKKEYSPVKPTIFLTKLSARDFAKIEDNIDEFPGFYIQARTTRAYNAQAAANAIGYVSEISKTKLEKDKTGIYKQGDYIGQSGIEAYYEQYLRGTRGVRFKLRNVDGIEKGSFRDGEMDTLSTPGQDLTTTLDLELQKYGEYLMKGKSGSIIAIEPSTGEILSMVSGPSYDPTLLTGKNYSSNFVLISNDTMKPLFNRPLMAQYRPGSIFKIAQAMVALQEGVITPETRIRCDRSIIDCHGPHTNEDLRGAITNSCNPYFRDVLRRMLNKGKSNNPFDDTRIGLAEWDKHIGSFGFGKRLGIDLPNEKNGLVPSPAFYDRAYGGRPWKFSNIYSIAIGEGENLVVPLQMANFAATVANKGYYITPHLVKSIGNSGKPLPAYIEKHYTTIDSMYFRVAADAMQRVVEEGTGQYRAKLKDVIVCGKTGTVQNDPKPAHAVFIAFAPKENPRIAVSVYVESAGQGGRSAASIASLMIEKYLYGATQRPQIEEYVLKGKFLN; encoded by the coding sequence ATGAATGAAGGCAGGAAAGAAATAATTCAGATCGTCTTTGTGCTGGTGGCCCTCATCTTCCTGGTGAAACTTTTCTTTATCCAGGTGCTGGACGACCGCTATGCCCAGTTGGCTAACAGCAACGCCATCTTACGCCAGATCGACTATCCCGTGCGCGGCCTGATCCGCGACCGCCACGGCAAGCTCATTGTATATAACACACCCGAATTCGATCTCCAGATCATCCACCGCGAAGTGAAGAACCTGGACACCGCCCGTTTCCTCGATGTCTTTTCGCTCACCCGTGCAGAGCTGCTTCAAACCTTCAAAGAATTGAAGCTGAAAAAGGAATATTCCCCGGTAAAACCCACCATCTTCCTGACGAAACTTTCCGCACGCGACTTTGCCAAGATCGAAGACAACATCGACGAGTTTCCCGGCTTCTACATCCAGGCCCGTACCACGCGCGCCTATAACGCCCAGGCGGCGGCCAATGCCATTGGGTATGTGAGCGAGATCTCGAAAACAAAACTGGAAAAAGATAAAACCGGCATCTATAAACAAGGTGACTACATCGGCCAAAGCGGCATCGAGGCCTATTACGAGCAATACCTCCGCGGCACCCGCGGCGTGCGTTTCAAACTCCGGAACGTTGATGGCATCGAAAAAGGATCTTTCCGCGACGGCGAAATGGACACCTTGTCCACCCCAGGCCAGGACTTAACTACGACCCTCGACCTGGAGCTTCAGAAATACGGCGAATACCTCATGAAGGGGAAATCCGGAAGTATTATCGCCATCGAACCGAGCACGGGCGAGATTTTGTCCATGGTCTCCGGTCCATCCTATGATCCCACGCTGTTGACGGGAAAGAACTACAGCTCCAACTTCGTGCTCATCAGCAATGATACCATGAAGCCGCTGTTCAACCGGCCCCTCATGGCCCAGTACCGTCCCGGATCCATCTTCAAAATTGCGCAGGCCATGGTGGCCTTGCAGGAAGGGGTGATCACACCGGAGACGCGCATCCGCTGCGACCGTTCCATCATCGACTGCCACGGCCCACATACCAATGAGGACCTGCGCGGGGCCATCACCAACTCTTGTAACCCCTATTTCCGCGACGTGCTCCGCCGCATGCTGAACAAGGGCAAGTCCAACAATCCGTTCGACGACACGCGCATCGGTCTGGCCGAATGGGACAAGCACATCGGCAGTTTCGGTTTTGGAAAGCGCCTTGGCATTGATTTGCCAAACGAGAAAAACGGATTGGTACCCAGCCCGGCCTTCTACGACCGTGCCTATGGTGGGCGGCCCTGGAAATTTTCAAACATTTACTCCATCGCGATCGGTGAGGGCGAAAACCTCGTGGTGCCGCTACAGATGGCCAACTTTGCGGCCACAGTGGCCAACAAAGGATATTACATCACGCCACATCTCGTGAAGTCCATTGGCAATTCCGGCAAACCCTTGCCTGCGTATATAGAAAAGCACTACACTACCATCGATTCGATGTACTTCAGGGTAGCGGCCGACGCGATGCAGCGCGTGGTGGAAGAGGGAACGGGCCAGTACCGGGCCAAACTGAAAGATGTTATTGTGTGTGGCAAGACCGGAACCGTTCAGAACGATCCGAAGCCTGCGCACGCCGTGTTCATTGCCTTCGCTCCGAAAGAAAATCCGCGGATCGCCGTTTCTGTGTATGTTGAATCCGCCGGTCAGGGTGGACGTTCCGCGGCCTCTATCGCCAGTTTGATGATTGAGAAATACTTGTACGGCGCCACGCAGCGTCCGCAAATCGAGGAATATGTGTTGAAAGGAAAATTCCTGAACTGA